A genomic stretch from Hydrogenispora ethanolica includes:
- the rpoN gene encoding RNA polymerase factor sigma-54: protein MNPVQHQNLETVQKLALTPELRQSLAVLQMTAAELQSFLGEQLADNCLLEVEEAADAGREGPDEADGADAPEKPQDVDVRELAAYLLADDEREETAAFSAGRREEAPVYPEAWTDESQSLQDYLLQQLRLCAGSGAELAIGQYLVAHIDDDGYLRCSTHEAAAVFGVEDARVEKVVRLVQSFDPAGVGARSISECLSLQIEAAEAAESEAELRAIAAAIARDYLEELAGRKLNQIAHQLKKPLEKVQAAAHWLRSLNPRPGRLIGTAPLTEYIIPDVTIRAIGNDWLIAVNEPDSARLRVSAVYRQMLRQEGAMDRQSQDFFEKKLRAAVSLIKAVEQRRATLYKMAEAILHLQGAFFSHGPSGLKPLTLKRVAEEAGFHESTVSRSLADKYVATPFGVYPFQYFFTSGIATDDQQAASSTVIKGLLKQIIAGEAKAEPFSDQQLAEVLKERGVRISRRTIAKYREELDIPPSNLRRAY, encoded by the coding sequence TTGAACCCGGTCCAACATCAGAATCTGGAGACTGTCCAAAAGCTGGCGCTCACGCCGGAACTCCGCCAATCCCTGGCGGTTCTGCAGATGACAGCCGCTGAGCTCCAATCGTTCCTGGGCGAGCAGCTGGCGGATAATTGCCTGCTGGAAGTGGAGGAAGCGGCGGATGCGGGGCGGGAAGGGCCGGACGAAGCGGACGGGGCCGATGCTCCGGAGAAGCCCCAGGACGTCGATGTCCGGGAGTTAGCTGCCTATCTGCTGGCAGATGACGAGCGGGAGGAGACAGCGGCTTTCTCCGCCGGGCGGCGGGAGGAGGCGCCGGTTTATCCGGAAGCCTGGACCGACGAGAGCCAGTCGCTCCAGGATTACCTGCTGCAGCAATTGCGTCTTTGCGCCGGGAGCGGGGCCGAACTGGCCATCGGCCAATACCTGGTGGCCCATATCGACGACGACGGTTATCTGCGCTGCTCCACCCATGAAGCGGCGGCGGTTTTTGGAGTGGAAGACGCGCGGGTGGAGAAGGTGGTCCGGTTGGTGCAGAGTTTCGATCCCGCCGGAGTGGGGGCGCGAAGTATCTCGGAATGCTTGAGTCTGCAGATTGAGGCCGCCGAGGCGGCGGAGTCTGAAGCGGAGCTTCGCGCCATCGCCGCGGCGATCGCCCGGGATTACCTGGAGGAGCTGGCCGGCCGGAAACTGAATCAGATCGCGCATCAGCTAAAAAAACCGCTGGAAAAGGTGCAGGCCGCGGCCCATTGGCTCCGGAGCCTGAACCCCCGGCCGGGCCGGCTGATCGGCACTGCGCCCTTGACCGAGTATATCATCCCCGACGTGACCATCCGGGCCATCGGCAATGATTGGCTGATCGCGGTGAATGAACCCGATTCGGCCCGGCTCCGGGTGAGCGCCGTCTATCGCCAAATGCTCCGGCAGGAAGGGGCGATGGACCGGCAGAGCCAGGATTTTTTCGAAAAGAAACTGCGCGCCGCGGTCAGCCTGATCAAAGCGGTCGAACAACGCCGCGCGACGCTTTATAAAATGGCCGAGGCCATTCTCCATCTCCAGGGGGCGTTTTTCAGCCACGGGCCATCCGGTCTGAAACCCTTGACCCTAAAGCGGGTGGCGGAGGAGGCCGGATTCCACGAATCCACCGTCAGCCGTTCCCTGGCTGACAAGTATGTGGCGACCCCGTTCGGGGTGTATCCGTTTCAATACTTCTTCACCAGCGGCATCGCCACGGATGATCAACAGGCGGCCTCTTCCACGGTGATCAAAGGATTGCTCAAGCAGATCATCGCCGGGGAAGCGAAAGCGGAACCCTTCAGCGATCAGCAATTGGCGGAGGTCCTCAAAGAGCGCGGGGTCCGGATCTCCCGCCGGACCATCGCCAAATACCGCGAAGAGCTGGATATCCCGCCGTCGAATCTGCGCCGGGCGTATTAA
- a CDS encoding ABC transporter permease translates to MMNNSAQAQKSLEFMTERTPSKLLIRLKQQRFLLLMLLPTLIWYIIFKYLPMIGSYLAFTDSGLSANISFVGLDNFRRLFQSPGFWTSFGNTLIISAYYLIFYFPVPVILSLLLNEFRSVRFKRALQFTIYIPHFFSWAVVGSLFVMLLSPGSGPVNEIIKIFGGKPIFFMVSPDWFRSILVSSHLWKDVGYGTVIYIATLATIDPELYDAALVDGAGYWGRLWHITLPCLRSTIAVVLLLQVSNILRVFEQILVMYNPAVYQVSEVLQTYSFTEGLLNGDIGFATAIGLFTSITSLLLVFGTNSLSKKVMHESIL, encoded by the coding sequence ATGATGAACAATTCGGCGCAAGCCCAAAAGAGCCTGGAGTTTATGACTGAGAGGACGCCGTCAAAACTCCTGATCAGGCTGAAACAGCAGCGATTTCTGTTATTAATGCTGCTTCCGACCCTGATCTGGTATATTATCTTTAAATACCTGCCCATGATCGGCTCGTATCTGGCCTTTACCGATTCGGGTCTCTCCGCCAACATCTCTTTTGTCGGCCTGGATAATTTCAGGCGCTTGTTTCAGTCGCCCGGCTTTTGGACTTCTTTTGGTAATACGTTGATTATCAGCGCCTATTACCTGATCTTTTATTTCCCGGTCCCGGTCATTCTGTCGCTGCTGCTAAACGAGTTCCGCAGCGTCCGCTTCAAACGGGCCCTGCAATTCACCATTTATATCCCGCACTTTTTCTCCTGGGCGGTCGTCGGCAGCCTCTTTGTAATGCTTCTTTCCCCCGGTTCGGGCCCTGTCAATGAGATCATCAAAATCTTCGGTGGAAAGCCGATCTTTTTCATGGTTTCCCCGGACTGGTTCCGTTCCATTCTGGTCTCGTCCCACCTTTGGAAAGACGTCGGCTATGGAACGGTCATCTATATCGCGACGCTGGCTACCATCGATCCCGAGCTTTATGATGCGGCGCTGGTGGACGGCGCCGGATACTGGGGTCGGCTCTGGCACATCACCCTGCCCTGTCTGCGCAGTACCATCGCGGTAGTCCTGCTGTTGCAAGTATCCAATATTTTGCGGGTGTTCGAACAGATTTTGGTGATGTATAACCCGGCCGTCTACCAAGTATCCGAAGTGTTGCAGACCTATTCGTTTACGGAAGGGCTTTTAAACGGCGACATCGGTTTCGCCACCGCCATCGGCCTATTTACCTCCATTACCAGCTTACTTCTGGTATTCGGCACCAACAGCTTGAGCAAAAAAGTCATGCACGAAAGCATTTTGTAA
- a CDS encoding carbohydrate ABC transporter permease, with protein MVYQLSLGRKVFLVLNVTLCVLIALAVLFPLWMALVTSLAPDHQVIYRDFIMLPTEINFNCYAVVFQSGYMRGFLNSIFVTVVGTALSMVLTLLAGYVLAQKDLVFRRFFMGFIFVTMVFDAGIMPFYVVVRSLKLIDTYAALFIPVLVSTYNLILVKNYMMSIPESLMESARLDGCSEVGILFKIVIPVSIPIIAAITLFYVVFYWNQYINVLMFINDATKYTIQVLLRQLVFDNASIQSGANRVYSNFKMAVMLVAMLPVLILYPFIQRHFVSGIMLGSIKG; from the coding sequence ATGGTTTATCAGCTCAGTTTGGGCCGAAAAGTATTCTTGGTTCTCAATGTCACCCTGTGCGTGTTGATTGCGCTGGCGGTCCTTTTTCCATTGTGGATGGCCCTGGTCACTTCCCTGGCCCCGGACCATCAAGTGATTTACCGGGATTTTATCATGCTTCCGACGGAGATTAATTTCAACTGTTATGCGGTCGTCTTCCAGAGCGGATACATGAGGGGATTTCTGAATTCGATCTTCGTAACCGTCGTGGGCACGGCATTGTCCATGGTCCTGACCCTGCTCGCCGGTTATGTGTTGGCTCAAAAGGATTTGGTCTTCCGCAGGTTCTTCATGGGCTTCATCTTCGTGACCATGGTCTTTGACGCCGGAATCATGCCTTTTTACGTCGTGGTGCGAAGCTTGAAGCTGATCGATACTTATGCGGCGTTATTCATCCCGGTCCTGGTCTCGACCTATAATCTAATCTTAGTGAAAAATTACATGATGTCCATTCCGGAGAGTTTGATGGAATCGGCCCGGCTGGACGGTTGTTCCGAGGTCGGGATCCTCTTTAAGATCGTCATTCCGGTCTCCATCCCGATCATCGCCGCCATCACCCTCTTCTATGTCGTATTCTACTGGAACCAGTATATTAACGTGCTGATGTTCATCAATGACGCCACCAAATATACGATCCAGGTCCTGCTGCGTCAGTTGGTCTTCGACAACGCTTCGATCCAGTCGGGAGCGAACCGCGTATACAGCAACTTTAAGATGGCCGTCATGCTCGTGGCCATGTTGCCGGTTTTGATCCTTTATCCCTTCATCCAACGGCATTTCGTCTCCGGAATCATGCTGGGATCGATTAAGGGATGA
- a CDS encoding carbohydrate ABC transporter permease, with protein MNQEMTLNKEKWLKVKGKKFWTEERRAYLMLVTPAALLYYAVMAFPFLFSLVLSFTNYTSGELVTTPIRFIGLKHYLDMLADPYFWISLTNNFYIVFISVFGQIPLGFVIAYILHRKHVKMTGFFQTMIYFPTIISTIVVGILWQSFFSPYGPLTEIIQRIIPAWENNLSVDPKTAMIPVLLAVLWMYTGNYLIIFLANLQKIDPEVMEASKIDGASEGQVLRYIVLPALSGVIVTCAILAISGSLNSFGLIFAMTQGNPARRTSVLSLYMYDNAFRGAPDYGLANAISIFMVLMSFAMILITKAVEKKFGGRE; from the coding sequence TTGAACCAAGAAATGACTCTGAATAAGGAAAAGTGGCTGAAAGTAAAGGGCAAAAAGTTTTGGACCGAGGAGCGCCGCGCCTATCTCATGCTGGTGACGCCGGCGGCACTGCTCTATTACGCGGTGATGGCTTTCCCTTTCCTCTTCTCCCTGGTGCTAAGCTTCACCAATTATACTTCGGGAGAACTCGTCACCACTCCCATCCGTTTTATCGGCTTGAAACATTACTTGGATATGTTGGCCGACCCGTATTTCTGGATATCGCTGACCAATAACTTTTATATCGTCTTCATCTCGGTCTTTGGTCAGATCCCGCTGGGCTTCGTCATCGCCTATATTCTCCATCGCAAGCATGTCAAAATGACCGGTTTCTTTCAAACGATGATCTACTTTCCGACCATCATCTCCACCATCGTGGTCGGCATCCTCTGGCAATCGTTTTTCTCCCCCTATGGTCCGCTGACCGAGATCATTCAGCGCATCATCCCGGCCTGGGAGAACAACCTGTCGGTGGACCCCAAAACCGCCATGATCCCGGTGCTGCTGGCCGTGCTGTGGATGTACACCGGAAACTATCTCATCATCTTCCTCGCCAACCTGCAGAAGATCGACCCCGAGGTGATGGAGGCGTCCAAGATCGACGGCGCGTCCGAGGGGCAGGTGTTGCGGTACATCGTCTTGCCGGCGCTTTCGGGCGTCATCGTGACCTGCGCCATCCTGGCCATCTCCGGGTCGCTGAACAGCTTCGGGCTGATCTTCGCCATGACCCAGGGCAACCCGGCCCGCCGGACCTCGGTGCTGTCCCTCTACATGTATGACAACGCCTTCCGGGGCGCGCCCGACTACGGACTGGCCAATGCCATCTCCATTTTCATGGTCCTGATGAGTTTCGCCATGATCCTCATCACCAAAGCAGTGGAGAAAAAGTTTGGAGGTAGAGAATGA
- a CDS encoding ABC transporter permease — protein sequence MGAIIKRELRAYFGTTIGYIFLGFFLLVAGIFFTMVNLLPANPDFNGTLSTINFVFMLVVPVLTMRLFAEESRQKTDQLLFTSPLSLTRIVLGKYFAALTVFLCALLITGLYPLLLNFFGSMATGRIIGGYLGFFLLGACFIAVGLFISSATENQVSAAVITFSALLFCWMAELIAPALPDSGASGLVFMGLVVLGVAWLLFHITRDRYLPFLAGAAGAGSLALVYWLAPGWYDGIVSKVLDWFSLYKRYHNFAQGNLTLGGLVYYLTFATAFVFLTVRQIEKRRWS from the coding sequence ATGGGCGCGATTATCAAACGCGAATTGAGAGCCTATTTCGGAACGACCATCGGCTATATCTTTCTGGGCTTTTTCTTATTGGTCGCCGGAATCTTCTTCACCATGGTCAACCTGCTCCCGGCGAATCCCGATTTTAACGGCACCCTCAGCACCATTAATTTCGTCTTCATGCTAGTCGTTCCGGTCCTGACGATGCGGCTCTTCGCCGAAGAGTCCCGCCAAAAAACGGATCAGCTCCTTTTCACCAGCCCGCTTTCGCTCACCCGGATCGTGCTCGGCAAATACTTCGCGGCCCTGACCGTGTTCCTCTGCGCGTTGCTGATCACCGGCCTCTATCCGTTGCTGCTCAATTTTTTCGGCAGCATGGCGACGGGGCGGATCATCGGCGGCTATCTGGGTTTTTTCCTGCTGGGCGCTTGCTTCATCGCGGTCGGCCTATTCATCTCCTCGGCCACGGAAAACCAGGTGAGCGCGGCGGTAATCACCTTTTCGGCGTTGCTCTTCTGCTGGATGGCGGAGCTGATCGCTCCGGCGCTGCCGGACAGCGGCGCCAGCGGACTGGTCTTCATGGGACTGGTGGTCCTGGGCGTCGCCTGGCTCCTCTTCCACATCACCCGGGACCGTTACCTGCCGTTCCTCGCCGGAGCGGCCGGAGCCGGCTCGCTGGCGCTGGTCTACTGGCTGGCGCCGGGCTGGTATGACGGCATCGTGAGCAAGGTGCTGGACTGGTTCTCCCTGTATAAACGGTATCATAACTTCGCCCAAGGCAATCTGACCCTCGGCGGTCTGGTGTACTATCTGACCTTTGCCACGGCTTTCGTCTTTTTGACAGTGCGGCAGATTGAGAAACGGCGTTGGAGCTAG
- a CDS encoding carbohydrate ABC transporter permease, with product MMRDGALRGKRRSGEISGTTRALLYIVLIAFTVLTIYPLIWLTISSFKTTQEFQLNKLGLPIHWTLINYPIAWQIGNFGTLFMNSLFYTTASTLAVVFLSLAAGFAFAKIRSRATPLLHGSFVIGILLTIQSLMIPLFLVASVTRLVDTRLGVLIPYVGMGLPLGIYLCTEYIKGFPDAIVESARLEGAGYLKIYAAIIVPMAKPVFTTVAVLNVAGVWNEFMLVNMLVSKDALRSLPVGIFRFSGALASDYGKQFAALMIGLIPMIIFFLFFRNQITKGVSAGAVK from the coding sequence ATGATGCGGGACGGAGCGCTACGCGGCAAACGGCGGAGCGGCGAAATCAGCGGGACCACTCGGGCGCTGCTCTATATCGTGCTGATCGCCTTCACCGTGCTGACCATCTATCCGTTGATCTGGCTGACGATCAGTTCTTTCAAGACCACTCAGGAGTTCCAGCTCAACAAGCTGGGTTTGCCCATTCACTGGACGCTCATCAACTATCCCATTGCCTGGCAGATTGGCAATTTCGGCACGCTCTTCATGAACAGCCTGTTCTATACGACCGCTTCCACCTTGGCGGTGGTCTTTCTATCGCTGGCGGCGGGGTTCGCCTTCGCCAAGATCCGCTCGCGGGCCACGCCGCTATTGCACGGCAGTTTCGTCATCGGCATCCTGCTGACTATCCAGTCGCTGATGATACCACTTTTTCTGGTGGCCTCCGTCACCCGGCTGGTCGACACCCGGCTGGGGGTGCTCATTCCCTATGTCGGCATGGGGCTCCCTTTGGGCATTTATCTCTGTACCGAGTACATCAAGGGTTTTCCCGACGCGATCGTGGAATCGGCCCGGCTCGAAGGGGCCGGCTACCTCAAGATCTACGCCGCGATCATCGTGCCCATGGCCAAGCCGGTCTTCACCACCGTGGCGGTATTGAACGTCGCCGGCGTCTGGAACGAATTCATGCTCGTCAACATGCTGGTCTCCAAGGATGCGTTGCGTTCGTTGCCGGTGGGCATCTTCCGATTCTCCGGCGCGCTGGCCTCGGATTACGGAAAACAATTCGCCGCCTTGATGATCGGACTGATTCCGATGATCATCTTTTTCCTTTTCTTCCGCAACCAAATCACCAAAGGGGTATCCGCCGGAGCCGTCAAGTGA
- a CDS encoding extracellular solute-binding protein, with product MWNAKRTVLLVVIGLLTLTLMSAAGFTAKAPANLTVCMPNWGASTDPGLQEAVKDYMEKQTKTSIKMLAIPMNAYSDKINVLLASGDIPDVYRVTKAMVNVQAYTNRGYTAELDKYVRKVKEFRKIDRKYFNYMRVNGKIHAIPMGKESEKVLWTRKDILDKYGVKLSSTPTTEEFYNEMKKVKDIIPLSFPKFMDNMPFFYSTFGAYDEFIKNKRGKYYDAFNSPEMKECLKYVNRLYKEGILDKEFPTCDNTTLRNNLISGKAAVNLDYDNRYFYYYGEITRLTPNIKPDLHPLFRLTGPKGLGGTLNEAVQDAYAVSPKSKAPQAATDLIAWMYYTPDGLKAVRIGLPGKHYTIEGNNAKLTPQAESGGMTLDLTQVMKMFVDVDQLNFGFKFPNEDMNSTYLKLTKDISKYSGPKHVVPAGASPTYDRVGPSLVKKRQELALKMILGTSSIEEGFKEYEAFFKSINGDQIIKELNTKKK from the coding sequence GTGTGGAATGCTAAGAGGACCGTATTGTTGGTAGTGATTGGTTTATTGACGCTTACGCTGATGAGCGCGGCCGGGTTTACGGCCAAGGCCCCCGCGAATCTGACGGTGTGCATGCCCAACTGGGGCGCTTCGACCGACCCCGGCCTGCAGGAAGCGGTCAAGGATTACATGGAGAAACAGACGAAAACCTCCATCAAGATGCTGGCCATCCCGATGAATGCGTATTCCGACAAGATCAACGTCTTGTTGGCTTCCGGAGACATCCCCGATGTTTACCGGGTGACCAAAGCCATGGTCAATGTCCAGGCGTACACCAACCGGGGCTATACCGCCGAGTTGGATAAGTACGTCCGGAAGGTTAAAGAATTCCGGAAGATCGATCGCAAATACTTCAACTATATGAGAGTCAACGGCAAGATTCATGCCATTCCGATGGGAAAAGAATCCGAGAAAGTCCTCTGGACGCGGAAGGATATCCTCGACAAATACGGCGTCAAACTTTCCAGCACTCCGACCACTGAGGAATTCTACAATGAAATGAAAAAGGTAAAAGACATCATCCCGCTCTCTTTCCCGAAATTCATGGATAACATGCCGTTCTTCTACAGCACGTTCGGCGCTTATGACGAGTTCATCAAGAACAAGCGGGGCAAGTATTATGACGCCTTCAACTCTCCGGAAATGAAGGAATGCCTGAAGTATGTCAACCGGCTGTATAAAGAGGGGATCCTCGATAAAGAGTTCCCGACTTGCGACAATACCACGCTCCGGAACAATCTGATCTCCGGCAAGGCTGCCGTCAACCTGGACTACGACAATCGCTATTTCTACTATTACGGCGAAATCACCCGGTTGACCCCCAATATCAAACCGGATCTCCATCCGCTTTTCCGGTTGACCGGTCCGAAGGGCTTGGGCGGAACTTTAAATGAGGCGGTTCAAGACGCCTATGCCGTTTCTCCCAAATCCAAGGCGCCGCAAGCAGCCACCGACCTGATCGCCTGGATGTACTATACTCCGGATGGCTTAAAAGCGGTCCGGATCGGTCTCCCCGGCAAACACTACACCATTGAGGGCAACAACGCCAAGCTGACTCCGCAGGCGGAAAGCGGCGGAATGACGCTGGATCTGACCCAGGTGATGAAGATGTTCGTCGACGTCGACCAATTGAACTTCGGATTCAAATTCCCCAACGAGGACATGAATTCCACCTATTTGAAACTGACCAAAGACATCAGCAAGTATTCCGGCCCGAAACACGTCGTGCCGGCGGGCGCGTCCCCGACCTACGACCGGGTCGGACCGTCTCTGGTCAAGAAACGCCAGGAACTGGCCCTGAAGATGATTCTGGGCACCTCCTCCATCGAAGAGGGCTTTAAGGAATACGAGGCCTTCTTCAAGAGCATCAACGGCGATCAAATCATCAAAGAGTTGAATACCAAAAAGAAATAA
- a CDS encoding ABC transporter ATP-binding protein, with amino-acid sequence MIEVENVTKRYGSRLAVDRLSFTVNRGEVLGFLGPNGAGKTTTMNILTGYISASSGRVRVNGLDILEAPSEVKRTIGYLPETPPLYPEMTVREYLNFVAELKKVSRADRFRNLERLVDLVRLQEVWPRLIKNLSKGYKQRVGLAQALIGAPEVLILDEPTVGLDPKQIIEIRNLIRDLGKEHTILLSSHILSEVSMVCERVLIINRGRIVAGDTPENLTRSLATGSKLALRIAGPPESVADLLRRIPGVKSLEAQGVREPGTIDLLVEAESEADIRRAVFAALSQAGYPLLMMRAVDLSLEEVFLQVTGDSAPPAGQPSPEREVS; translated from the coding sequence TTGATTGAAGTGGAAAATGTCACCAAGCGGTATGGCAGCCGGCTGGCTGTCGACCGGTTAAGCTTCACCGTCAACCGGGGGGAGGTCCTGGGTTTCCTGGGACCGAACGGCGCTGGGAAAACCACCACCATGAATATTCTGACCGGCTACATCTCGGCCAGTTCGGGAAGGGTCCGGGTGAACGGGCTCGACATCCTGGAGGCGCCGTCCGAGGTGAAGCGGACGATCGGATACCTGCCGGAAACGCCGCCGCTCTATCCGGAGATGACGGTCCGGGAGTATCTGAACTTCGTCGCCGAACTGAAAAAAGTATCCCGGGCCGACCGCTTTAGGAACTTGGAGCGCCTCGTCGACCTGGTCAGGCTGCAAGAGGTCTGGCCCCGCTTGATCAAAAACCTCTCCAAGGGGTATAAGCAGCGGGTGGGCCTGGCCCAAGCGCTCATCGGCGCGCCGGAGGTTTTAATCCTGGACGAGCCCACCGTCGGTCTCGATCCCAAACAGATCATCGAGATCCGCAATCTCATCCGGGACCTCGGCAAGGAGCACACCATCCTTTTGAGTTCCCATATTCTCTCGGAAGTCAGCATGGTCTGCGAACGGGTTCTCATCATCAACCGGGGGCGGATCGTCGCCGGGGATACCCCGGAGAATCTGACGCGCAGCCTCGCCACAGGCAGCAAGCTGGCCCTGCGGATCGCCGGTCCCCCGGAAAGCGTCGCCGATCTGCTGCGCCGGATTCCCGGCGTCAAGTCCCTGGAGGCCCAGGGGGTCCGGGAACCGGGAACCATTGATCTGCTGGTCGAAGCGGAGTCGGAGGCCGATATCCGCCGCGCGGTCTTTGCCGCCCTGAGCCAGGCCGGGTATCCGCTGTTGATGATGCGCGCCGTCGATCTGAGCCTGGAGGAGGTTTTCCTCCAAGTCACCGGCGACAGTGCGCCACCGGCCGGCCAACCTTCGCCCGAACGGGAGGTGTCGTGA
- a CDS encoding ABC transporter substrate-binding protein: MKKGLSLALVFVLVMVCSLSTIFAEDTVTLKVLNYMDLSSPGAQTEINQIWGDFEKANPNIKIEREDLFNEPFHQKTEAYAAAGKLPDVIYMWPGGRSTTLHTRHLVKDLRPFLGKDAKNFSAAALVPQAGGYLGEIPIGVTATHALYVNKKMLADLGIALPKTYAQLVAAAKQLKTAGKGAILMGAQDDWVMQSCLFSMIVGRICGDDYVAGLKAGKIKFTDAQFVKALKFYAGLYRDGVLDKKNLQTAYNDVNGLWASGRAPFMVDGDWKVGNFLTDPTTKQALIPVAEQANYAMTIFPRIPGEKNHQTTSVVPGVGFGMNAKIPAGSAREKAAWKLISWLVSPEVQKIRLETGAAFPSRKGVTSDKLEPLAQERARFYGSFKGTCVLDNELDAKVYAPINTGLQEIGLGVATPEQVAANVQKAYERWKTGQN, encoded by the coding sequence ATGAAGAAAGGTCTAAGTTTGGCTTTGGTTTTCGTTCTGGTCATGGTTTGCTCCCTGAGCACGATTTTTGCCGAAGACACGGTCACCCTCAAGGTCCTGAACTACATGGATCTGTCCAGCCCCGGCGCGCAGACGGAGATCAATCAGATCTGGGGCGACTTTGAGAAAGCGAATCCCAATATCAAGATCGAGCGCGAAGATCTCTTCAACGAGCCGTTCCACCAGAAGACCGAGGCTTACGCGGCAGCCGGCAAACTGCCGGATGTCATCTACATGTGGCCCGGCGGCCGTTCCACCACGCTCCATACCCGGCACCTGGTCAAAGACCTCCGGCCTTTCCTGGGCAAGGACGCCAAAAACTTCTCCGCGGCGGCCCTGGTCCCGCAGGCCGGCGGCTATCTGGGCGAGATTCCCATCGGCGTCACCGCCACCCATGCCTTGTACGTGAATAAAAAGATGCTCGCCGACCTCGGCATCGCGCTCCCCAAGACTTACGCGCAGCTGGTGGCGGCGGCCAAGCAACTCAAGACTGCCGGCAAAGGCGCCATCCTGATGGGCGCCCAGGACGACTGGGTGATGCAGTCCTGCCTCTTCAGCATGATCGTCGGCCGGATCTGCGGCGATGATTATGTGGCCGGCTTGAAAGCTGGAAAGATCAAATTCACCGACGCCCAATTCGTGAAAGCGCTCAAATTTTACGCCGGACTGTACCGCGATGGCGTGCTGGATAAGAAGAACCTCCAGACCGCTTACAACGACGTGAACGGTTTGTGGGCCTCGGGCCGAGCCCCGTTCATGGTCGACGGCGACTGGAAAGTCGGCAACTTCCTGACCGATCCCACCACCAAACAGGCGCTGATTCCCGTCGCGGAACAGGCCAATTATGCCATGACCATCTTCCCCCGCATCCCGGGCGAGAAGAACCACCAGACCACCTCGGTCGTTCCGGGCGTCGGCTTCGGAATGAACGCCAAGATCCCGGCCGGCTCCGCCCGGGAGAAAGCCGCCTGGAAGCTCATCTCCTGGCTGGTCAGCCCGGAAGTCCAGAAGATCCGGCTGGAGACCGGCGCGGCCTTCCCGTCCCGTAAAGGCGTCACCAGCGACAAGCTGGAACCTCTGGCCCAGGAGCGAGCGCGTTTCTACGGTTCCTTCAAGGGGACTTGCGTGCTCGACAACGAGCTGGACGCCAAGGTGTACGCCCCGATCAACACCGGACTTCAGGAGATCGGCCTGGGCGTCGCCACGCCGGAACAGGTGGCGGCCAATGTTCAAAAAGCTTATGAACGCTGGAAAACCGGACAAAATTAA